From the genome of Tachysurus fulvidraco isolate hzauxx_2018 chromosome 20, HZAU_PFXX_2.0, whole genome shotgun sequence, one region includes:
- the LOC113645601 gene encoding HMG box transcription factor BBX isoform X3, whose protein sequence is MKGGGGGKEVPAEGEVSSKQRPKRKCLQWHPLLSKKKALDFSEEEEEEDEEELEKVSLESPEHSSQTPECVAMEDDGEEDSSEQRARRPMNAFLLFCKRHRSLVRQEHPRLDNRGATKILADWWAVLEPSEKQKYTDMAKEYKDAFMKANPGYKWCPATSKPVKSPTHAVSNVRKKTWSVPSNNTKDISVAKKVPKTDSTPQLNFAMADPTKMGGLSMLLLAGEHALTAREISSSNSQSGVAEVAKHTGKSALFQLAEISSCPSQLVEGCKNSECRSAAAPQTEVCGLSQPNSPDLPSSCMQSPLFQLAEISSSDSQVSVSEVKQCGQSALFQLAEMCLASEAEKLEALSSQPAMDSSSLCAQDSAPNTTPTTDLPTLTSASSSPTSCKKKKKKPSDVSKGEKSPGSPKKPCKKRSSSSSDLESLMYTIEAVAKGAWGSEEMENTRKRARPSGSPVLQPSTAEKKKTKLKVKKQLRTKEEEEEKGEGEDCKTPEAEGSLLIHEAELKFECKDEADVKVDSTEDSEPHTSTAQQSKSVEPGSPLPSRGEERELEVKPVVMQTEEKEIEPKPEACGSRKSERSCKGALYKTLVSEGMLTSLRANVDRGKRGSMRGTMSESEIGWTDESCNFSQPAASNPKKLKKSKSKEEPVPGNLGKLEEEFEKKFNSLPQFSPLTFDKKSTAVTKRKKANVAHPLENSTSNKAVAQPDATASDTGTAKADSSSASLSTETRKSGDVPVGSQKRKARKSKITHLVRTADGRLSPAEADKVKELTQDQDGKPLTHETLCNTESCSTDPGPAESDSLPAFFSLAALAEVAAMENMHRGQRAVAISAEGQVKDMAPQTPVLISCADQ, encoded by the exons ATGAAGGGCGGAGGAGGGGGGAAGGAGGTGCCAGCGGAGGGCGAGGTGAGCAGCAAGCAGAGGCCCAAACGCAAGTGCCTGCAGTGGCACCCGCTGCTTTCCAAGAAGAAGGCCCTGGACTTctctgaggaagaggaagaggaggatgaggaagagctGGAGAAG GTTTCATTGGAGAGCCCTGAGCACAGCAGTCAGACTCCTGAGTGTGTGGCAATGGAGGATGATGGTGAGGAAGACTCTTCAGAACAGCGTGCTCGCCGGCCCATGAATGCTTTCCTGCTATTCTGTAAGCGGCACCGTTCACTGGTTCGCCAGGAACACCCCAGACTGGACAACCGTGGAGCCACCAAGATCCTGGCAGACTGGTGGGCCGTGCTGGAGCCCAGCGAGAAGCAGAAATACACCGACATGGCCAAGGAG TATAAAGATGCCTTTATGAAAGCAAATCCAGGCTATAAGTGGTGTCCTGCTACCAGCAAGCCAGTGAAGAGTCCCACTCACGCAGTGAGTAACGTGCGGAAGAAGACCTGGTCCGTGCCCTCCAACAACACCAAGGACATCTCTGTTGCCAAAAAAGTGCCCAAAACCGACAGCACACCACAGCTAAACTTCGCCATGGCAG atccAACTAAGATGGGTGGCCTGAGCATGCTGCTGCTAGCCGGAGAACACGCCCTGACTGCCAGAGAG atctCGTCTAGTAATTCACAGAGCGGCGTTGCAGAAGTTGCAAAGCATACTGGGAAATCTGCCCTTTTCCAGTTGGCTGAG ATTTCCTCCTGTCCATCTCAGCTTGTTGAAGGGTGTAAAAATTCGGAGTGTCGAAGCGCAGCAGCCCCACAGACCGAG GTATGTGGCCTTTCTCAGCCCAACTCGCCAGATTTACCCAGCAGCTGCATGCAGTCTCCTCTATTTCAGCTGGCTGAG ATTTCATCTAGTGATTCTCAGGTTTCCGTATCTGAGGTGAAGCAGTGCGGCCAGTCTGCTCTCTTTCAGCTTGCAgag ATGTGTTTAGCATCTGAAGCAGAAAAACTGGAGGCCCTGTCCTCCCAACCAGCCATGgactcttcctctctctgcgCCCAGGACAGTGCTCCAAACACAACCCCCACCACGGACCTTCCCACCCTGACATCAGCCTCATCCTCACCAACGTCctgtaagaagaagaagaagaagccaaGCGACGTatcaaaaggtgaaaaaagCCCTGGCTCGCCCAAGAAACCCTGCAAGAAGCGTTCTTCGTCCAGCTCAGACCTCGAGAGCTTGATGTACACTATTGAGGCGGTGGCTAAAGGAGCCTGGGGCTCAGAGGAGATGGAGAACACCAGGAAGCGAGCACGTCCTTCAGGCAGTCCGGTGCTTCAGCCTTCAAcagcagagaagaaaaagacCAAACTCAAAGTCAAGAAACAGCTCAGGAccaaggaggaagaagaggagaagggAGAAGGAGAGGACTGCAAAACACCTGAGGCAGAAGGGTCTCTGCTTATCCATGAAGCAGAGCTGAAATTCGAGTGCAAGGATGAAGCTGATGTTAAAGTGGACAGCACAGAGGATTCAGAGCCACACACCTCTACAGCACAGCAAAGCAAAAGCGTAGAACCGGGCTCCCCACTGCCAagcagaggagaagagagggagcTGGAGGTTAAACCTGTTGTAATGCAAACAGAAGAGAAGGAGATTGAGCCCAAACCCGAGGCCTGTGGGTCACGGAAATCAGAACGGAGCTGTAAGGGAGCGCTGTACAAAACTCTGGTGTCTGAAGGCATGCTGACGTCACTGCGGGCTAACGTCGACAGAG GAAAGCGAGGCTCCATGCGAGGCACCATGTCCGAGTCTGAGATAGGATGGACGGATGAAAGCTGTAATTTCAGCCAACCTGCTGCCAGCAACCCCAAAAAACTGAAAAAGTCCAAATCCAAAGAAGAGCCAGTGCCAGG cAATTTAGGAAAGCTGGAGGAGGAGTTTGAGAAGAAGTTTAACAGCCTGCCTCAGTTCAGTCCGCTAACGTTCGACAAAAAGAGCACAGCTGTCACCAAAAGGAAGAAAGCCAACGTAGCCCACCCTCTGGAAAATTCTACGTCTAATAAGG CCGTAGCACAGCCTGACGCAACGGCCAGCGACACAGGCACGGCGAAGGCAGACTCCTCGAGCGCTTCGCTCTCTACTGAAACCCGTAAGTCGGGAGATGTGCCTGTGGGCAGCCAGAAGAGGAAGGCCAGAAAAAGCAAAATCACACACTTGGTGCGCACAGCAGATGGGCGACTATCACCCGCTGAGG CGGACAAAGTAAAGGAGCTGACCCAGGATCAGGATGGAAAGCCATTAACTCATGAGACTTTATGCAACACAGAGAGCTGCTCCACTGACCCCGGACCAGCCGAGTCTGACAGCCTGCCGGCCTTCTTCAGTCTAGCAGCGCTCGCCGAGGTCGCTGCTATGGAGAACATGCATCG AGGTCAGCGTGCAGTCGCCATATCTGCCGAAGGTCAGGTGAAGGACATGGCTCCTCAGACTCCTGTACTGATCTCCTGTGCTGATCAGTGA
- the LOC113645601 gene encoding HMG box transcription factor BBX isoform X1, with amino-acid sequence MKGGGGGKEVPAEGEVSSKQRPKRKCLQWHPLLSKKKALDFSEEEEEEDEEELEKVSLESPEHSSQTPECVAMEDDGEEDSSEQRARRPMNAFLLFCKRHRSLVRQEHPRLDNRGATKILADWWAVLEPSEKQKYTDMAKEYKDAFMKANPGYKWCPATSKPVKSPTHAVSNVRKKTWSVPSNNTKDISVAKKVPKTDSTPQLNFAMADPTKMGGLSMLLLAGEHALTAREISSSNSQSGVAEVAKHTGKSALFQLAEISSCPSQLVEGCKNSECRSAAAPQTEVCGLSQPNSPDLPSSCMQSPLFQLAEISSSDSQVSVSEVKQCGQSALFQLAEMCLASEAEKLEALSSQPAMDSSSLCAQDSAPNTTPTTDLPTLTSASSSPTSCKKKKKKPSDVSKGEKSPGSPKKPCKKRSSSSSDLESLMYTIEAVAKGAWGSEEMENTRKRARPSGSPVLQPSTAEKKKTKLKVKKQLRTKEEEEEKGEGEDCKTPEAEGSLLIHEAELKFECKDEADVKVDSTEDSEPHTSTAQQSKSVEPGSPLPSRGEERELEVKPVVMQTEEKEIEPKPEACGSRKSERSCKGALYKTLVSEGMLTSLRANVDRGKRGSMRGTMSESEIGWTDESCNFSQPAASNPKKLKKSKSKEEPVPGNLGKLEEEFEKKFNSLPQFSPLTFDKKSTAVTKRKKANVAHPLENSTSNKGPSPSQKKTLFHKIVSKYKNKKEKAGTLDKAVAQPDATASDTGTAKADSSSASLSTETRKSGDVPVGSQKRKARKSKITHLVRTADGRLSPAEADKVKELTQDQDGKPLTHETLCNTESCSTDPGPAESDSLPAFFSLAALAEVAAMENMHRGQRAVAISAEGQVKDMAPQTPVLISCADQ; translated from the exons ATGAAGGGCGGAGGAGGGGGGAAGGAGGTGCCAGCGGAGGGCGAGGTGAGCAGCAAGCAGAGGCCCAAACGCAAGTGCCTGCAGTGGCACCCGCTGCTTTCCAAGAAGAAGGCCCTGGACTTctctgaggaagaggaagaggaggatgaggaagagctGGAGAAG GTTTCATTGGAGAGCCCTGAGCACAGCAGTCAGACTCCTGAGTGTGTGGCAATGGAGGATGATGGTGAGGAAGACTCTTCAGAACAGCGTGCTCGCCGGCCCATGAATGCTTTCCTGCTATTCTGTAAGCGGCACCGTTCACTGGTTCGCCAGGAACACCCCAGACTGGACAACCGTGGAGCCACCAAGATCCTGGCAGACTGGTGGGCCGTGCTGGAGCCCAGCGAGAAGCAGAAATACACCGACATGGCCAAGGAG TATAAAGATGCCTTTATGAAAGCAAATCCAGGCTATAAGTGGTGTCCTGCTACCAGCAAGCCAGTGAAGAGTCCCACTCACGCAGTGAGTAACGTGCGGAAGAAGACCTGGTCCGTGCCCTCCAACAACACCAAGGACATCTCTGTTGCCAAAAAAGTGCCCAAAACCGACAGCACACCACAGCTAAACTTCGCCATGGCAG atccAACTAAGATGGGTGGCCTGAGCATGCTGCTGCTAGCCGGAGAACACGCCCTGACTGCCAGAGAG atctCGTCTAGTAATTCACAGAGCGGCGTTGCAGAAGTTGCAAAGCATACTGGGAAATCTGCCCTTTTCCAGTTGGCTGAG ATTTCCTCCTGTCCATCTCAGCTTGTTGAAGGGTGTAAAAATTCGGAGTGTCGAAGCGCAGCAGCCCCACAGACCGAG GTATGTGGCCTTTCTCAGCCCAACTCGCCAGATTTACCCAGCAGCTGCATGCAGTCTCCTCTATTTCAGCTGGCTGAG ATTTCATCTAGTGATTCTCAGGTTTCCGTATCTGAGGTGAAGCAGTGCGGCCAGTCTGCTCTCTTTCAGCTTGCAgag ATGTGTTTAGCATCTGAAGCAGAAAAACTGGAGGCCCTGTCCTCCCAACCAGCCATGgactcttcctctctctgcgCCCAGGACAGTGCTCCAAACACAACCCCCACCACGGACCTTCCCACCCTGACATCAGCCTCATCCTCACCAACGTCctgtaagaagaagaagaagaagccaaGCGACGTatcaaaaggtgaaaaaagCCCTGGCTCGCCCAAGAAACCCTGCAAGAAGCGTTCTTCGTCCAGCTCAGACCTCGAGAGCTTGATGTACACTATTGAGGCGGTGGCTAAAGGAGCCTGGGGCTCAGAGGAGATGGAGAACACCAGGAAGCGAGCACGTCCTTCAGGCAGTCCGGTGCTTCAGCCTTCAAcagcagagaagaaaaagacCAAACTCAAAGTCAAGAAACAGCTCAGGAccaaggaggaagaagaggagaagggAGAAGGAGAGGACTGCAAAACACCTGAGGCAGAAGGGTCTCTGCTTATCCATGAAGCAGAGCTGAAATTCGAGTGCAAGGATGAAGCTGATGTTAAAGTGGACAGCACAGAGGATTCAGAGCCACACACCTCTACAGCACAGCAAAGCAAAAGCGTAGAACCGGGCTCCCCACTGCCAagcagaggagaagagagggagcTGGAGGTTAAACCTGTTGTAATGCAAACAGAAGAGAAGGAGATTGAGCCCAAACCCGAGGCCTGTGGGTCACGGAAATCAGAACGGAGCTGTAAGGGAGCGCTGTACAAAACTCTGGTGTCTGAAGGCATGCTGACGTCACTGCGGGCTAACGTCGACAGAG GAAAGCGAGGCTCCATGCGAGGCACCATGTCCGAGTCTGAGATAGGATGGACGGATGAAAGCTGTAATTTCAGCCAACCTGCTGCCAGCAACCCCAAAAAACTGAAAAAGTCCAAATCCAAAGAAGAGCCAGTGCCAGG cAATTTAGGAAAGCTGGAGGAGGAGTTTGAGAAGAAGTTTAACAGCCTGCCTCAGTTCAGTCCGCTAACGTTCGACAAAAAGAGCACAGCTGTCACCAAAAGGAAGAAAGCCAACGTAGCCCACCCTCTGGAAAATTCTACGTCTAATAAGG GTCCATCCCCATCTCAGAAAAAGACTTTATTCCACAAGATTGTTAGCAAGTACaagaacaaaaaggaaaaggCTGGAACTTTGGACAAAG CCGTAGCACAGCCTGACGCAACGGCCAGCGACACAGGCACGGCGAAGGCAGACTCCTCGAGCGCTTCGCTCTCTACTGAAACCCGTAAGTCGGGAGATGTGCCTGTGGGCAGCCAGAAGAGGAAGGCCAGAAAAAGCAAAATCACACACTTGGTGCGCACAGCAGATGGGCGACTATCACCCGCTGAGG CGGACAAAGTAAAGGAGCTGACCCAGGATCAGGATGGAAAGCCATTAACTCATGAGACTTTATGCAACACAGAGAGCTGCTCCACTGACCCCGGACCAGCCGAGTCTGACAGCCTGCCGGCCTTCTTCAGTCTAGCAGCGCTCGCCGAGGTCGCTGCTATGGAGAACATGCATCG AGGTCAGCGTGCAGTCGCCATATCTGCCGAAGGTCAGGTGAAGGACATGGCTCCTCAGACTCCTGTACTGATCTCCTGTGCTGATCAGTGA
- the LOC113645601 gene encoding HMG box transcription factor BBX isoform X4 — MEDDGEEDSSEQRARRPMNAFLLFCKRHRSLVRQEHPRLDNRGATKILADWWAVLEPSEKQKYTDMAKEYKDAFMKANPGYKWCPATSKPVKSPTHAVSNVRKKTWSVPSNNTKDISVAKKVPKTDSTPQLNFAMADPTKMGGLSMLLLAGEHALTAREISSSNSQSGVAEVAKHTGKSALFQLAEISSCPSQLVEGCKNSECRSAAAPQTEVCGLSQPNSPDLPSSCMQSPLFQLAEISSSDSQVSVSEVKQCGQSALFQLAEMCLASEAEKLEALSSQPAMDSSSLCAQDSAPNTTPTTDLPTLTSASSSPTSCKKKKKKPSDVSKGEKSPGSPKKPCKKRSSSSSDLESLMYTIEAVAKGAWGSEEMENTRKRARPSGSPVLQPSTAEKKKTKLKVKKQLRTKEEEEEKGEGEDCKTPEAEGSLLIHEAELKFECKDEADVKVDSTEDSEPHTSTAQQSKSVEPGSPLPSRGEERELEVKPVVMQTEEKEIEPKPEACGSRKSERSCKGALYKTLVSEGMLTSLRANVDRGKRGSMRGTMSESEIGWTDESCNFSQPAASNPKKLKKSKSKEEPVPGNLGKLEEEFEKKFNSLPQFSPLTFDKKSTAVTKRKKANVAHPLENSTSNKGPSPSQKKTLFHKIVSKYKNKKEKAGTLDKAVAQPDATASDTGTAKADSSSASLSTETRKSGDVPVGSQKRKARKSKITHLVRTADGRLSPAEADKVKELTQDQDGKPLTHETLCNTESCSTDPGPAESDSLPAFFSLAALAEVAAMENMHRGQRAVAISAEGQVKDMAPQTPVLISCADQ, encoded by the exons ATGGAGGATGATGGTGAGGAAGACTCTTCAGAACAGCGTGCTCGCCGGCCCATGAATGCTTTCCTGCTATTCTGTAAGCGGCACCGTTCACTGGTTCGCCAGGAACACCCCAGACTGGACAACCGTGGAGCCACCAAGATCCTGGCAGACTGGTGGGCCGTGCTGGAGCCCAGCGAGAAGCAGAAATACACCGACATGGCCAAGGAG TATAAAGATGCCTTTATGAAAGCAAATCCAGGCTATAAGTGGTGTCCTGCTACCAGCAAGCCAGTGAAGAGTCCCACTCACGCAGTGAGTAACGTGCGGAAGAAGACCTGGTCCGTGCCCTCCAACAACACCAAGGACATCTCTGTTGCCAAAAAAGTGCCCAAAACCGACAGCACACCACAGCTAAACTTCGCCATGGCAG atccAACTAAGATGGGTGGCCTGAGCATGCTGCTGCTAGCCGGAGAACACGCCCTGACTGCCAGAGAG atctCGTCTAGTAATTCACAGAGCGGCGTTGCAGAAGTTGCAAAGCATACTGGGAAATCTGCCCTTTTCCAGTTGGCTGAG ATTTCCTCCTGTCCATCTCAGCTTGTTGAAGGGTGTAAAAATTCGGAGTGTCGAAGCGCAGCAGCCCCACAGACCGAG GTATGTGGCCTTTCTCAGCCCAACTCGCCAGATTTACCCAGCAGCTGCATGCAGTCTCCTCTATTTCAGCTGGCTGAG ATTTCATCTAGTGATTCTCAGGTTTCCGTATCTGAGGTGAAGCAGTGCGGCCAGTCTGCTCTCTTTCAGCTTGCAgag ATGTGTTTAGCATCTGAAGCAGAAAAACTGGAGGCCCTGTCCTCCCAACCAGCCATGgactcttcctctctctgcgCCCAGGACAGTGCTCCAAACACAACCCCCACCACGGACCTTCCCACCCTGACATCAGCCTCATCCTCACCAACGTCctgtaagaagaagaagaagaagccaaGCGACGTatcaaaaggtgaaaaaagCCCTGGCTCGCCCAAGAAACCCTGCAAGAAGCGTTCTTCGTCCAGCTCAGACCTCGAGAGCTTGATGTACACTATTGAGGCGGTGGCTAAAGGAGCCTGGGGCTCAGAGGAGATGGAGAACACCAGGAAGCGAGCACGTCCTTCAGGCAGTCCGGTGCTTCAGCCTTCAAcagcagagaagaaaaagacCAAACTCAAAGTCAAGAAACAGCTCAGGAccaaggaggaagaagaggagaagggAGAAGGAGAGGACTGCAAAACACCTGAGGCAGAAGGGTCTCTGCTTATCCATGAAGCAGAGCTGAAATTCGAGTGCAAGGATGAAGCTGATGTTAAAGTGGACAGCACAGAGGATTCAGAGCCACACACCTCTACAGCACAGCAAAGCAAAAGCGTAGAACCGGGCTCCCCACTGCCAagcagaggagaagagagggagcTGGAGGTTAAACCTGTTGTAATGCAAACAGAAGAGAAGGAGATTGAGCCCAAACCCGAGGCCTGTGGGTCACGGAAATCAGAACGGAGCTGTAAGGGAGCGCTGTACAAAACTCTGGTGTCTGAAGGCATGCTGACGTCACTGCGGGCTAACGTCGACAGAG GAAAGCGAGGCTCCATGCGAGGCACCATGTCCGAGTCTGAGATAGGATGGACGGATGAAAGCTGTAATTTCAGCCAACCTGCTGCCAGCAACCCCAAAAAACTGAAAAAGTCCAAATCCAAAGAAGAGCCAGTGCCAGG cAATTTAGGAAAGCTGGAGGAGGAGTTTGAGAAGAAGTTTAACAGCCTGCCTCAGTTCAGTCCGCTAACGTTCGACAAAAAGAGCACAGCTGTCACCAAAAGGAAGAAAGCCAACGTAGCCCACCCTCTGGAAAATTCTACGTCTAATAAGG GTCCATCCCCATCTCAGAAAAAGACTTTATTCCACAAGATTGTTAGCAAGTACaagaacaaaaaggaaaaggCTGGAACTTTGGACAAAG CCGTAGCACAGCCTGACGCAACGGCCAGCGACACAGGCACGGCGAAGGCAGACTCCTCGAGCGCTTCGCTCTCTACTGAAACCCGTAAGTCGGGAGATGTGCCTGTGGGCAGCCAGAAGAGGAAGGCCAGAAAAAGCAAAATCACACACTTGGTGCGCACAGCAGATGGGCGACTATCACCCGCTGAGG CGGACAAAGTAAAGGAGCTGACCCAGGATCAGGATGGAAAGCCATTAACTCATGAGACTTTATGCAACACAGAGAGCTGCTCCACTGACCCCGGACCAGCCGAGTCTGACAGCCTGCCGGCCTTCTTCAGTCTAGCAGCGCTCGCCGAGGTCGCTGCTATGGAGAACATGCATCG AGGTCAGCGTGCAGTCGCCATATCTGCCGAAGGTCAGGTGAAGGACATGGCTCCTCAGACTCCTGTACTGATCTCCTGTGCTGATCAGTGA
- the LOC113645601 gene encoding HMG box transcription factor BBX isoform X2 encodes MKGGGGGKEVPAEGEVSSKQRPKRKCLQWHPLLSKKKALDFSEEEEEEDEEELEKVSLESPEHSSQTPECVAMEDDGEEDSSEQRARRPMNAFLLFCKRHRSLVRQEHPRLDNRGATKILADWWAVLEPSEKQKYTDMAKEYKDAFMKANPGYKWCPATSKPVKSPTHAVSNVRKKTWSVPSNNTKDISVAKKVPKTDSTPQLNFAMADPTKMGGLSMLLLAGEHALTAREISSSNSQSGVAEVAKHTGKSALFQLAEISSCPSQLVEGCKNSECRSAAAPQTEISSSDSQVSVSEVKQCGQSALFQLAEMCLASEAEKLEALSSQPAMDSSSLCAQDSAPNTTPTTDLPTLTSASSSPTSCKKKKKKPSDVSKGEKSPGSPKKPCKKRSSSSSDLESLMYTIEAVAKGAWGSEEMENTRKRARPSGSPVLQPSTAEKKKTKLKVKKQLRTKEEEEEKGEGEDCKTPEAEGSLLIHEAELKFECKDEADVKVDSTEDSEPHTSTAQQSKSVEPGSPLPSRGEERELEVKPVVMQTEEKEIEPKPEACGSRKSERSCKGALYKTLVSEGMLTSLRANVDRGKRGSMRGTMSESEIGWTDESCNFSQPAASNPKKLKKSKSKEEPVPGNLGKLEEEFEKKFNSLPQFSPLTFDKKSTAVTKRKKANVAHPLENSTSNKGPSPSQKKTLFHKIVSKYKNKKEKAGTLDKAVAQPDATASDTGTAKADSSSASLSTETRKSGDVPVGSQKRKARKSKITHLVRTADGRLSPAEADKVKELTQDQDGKPLTHETLCNTESCSTDPGPAESDSLPAFFSLAALAEVAAMENMHRGQRAVAISAEGQVKDMAPQTPVLISCADQ; translated from the exons ATGAAGGGCGGAGGAGGGGGGAAGGAGGTGCCAGCGGAGGGCGAGGTGAGCAGCAAGCAGAGGCCCAAACGCAAGTGCCTGCAGTGGCACCCGCTGCTTTCCAAGAAGAAGGCCCTGGACTTctctgaggaagaggaagaggaggatgaggaagagctGGAGAAG GTTTCATTGGAGAGCCCTGAGCACAGCAGTCAGACTCCTGAGTGTGTGGCAATGGAGGATGATGGTGAGGAAGACTCTTCAGAACAGCGTGCTCGCCGGCCCATGAATGCTTTCCTGCTATTCTGTAAGCGGCACCGTTCACTGGTTCGCCAGGAACACCCCAGACTGGACAACCGTGGAGCCACCAAGATCCTGGCAGACTGGTGGGCCGTGCTGGAGCCCAGCGAGAAGCAGAAATACACCGACATGGCCAAGGAG TATAAAGATGCCTTTATGAAAGCAAATCCAGGCTATAAGTGGTGTCCTGCTACCAGCAAGCCAGTGAAGAGTCCCACTCACGCAGTGAGTAACGTGCGGAAGAAGACCTGGTCCGTGCCCTCCAACAACACCAAGGACATCTCTGTTGCCAAAAAAGTGCCCAAAACCGACAGCACACCACAGCTAAACTTCGCCATGGCAG atccAACTAAGATGGGTGGCCTGAGCATGCTGCTGCTAGCCGGAGAACACGCCCTGACTGCCAGAGAG atctCGTCTAGTAATTCACAGAGCGGCGTTGCAGAAGTTGCAAAGCATACTGGGAAATCTGCCCTTTTCCAGTTGGCTGAG ATTTCCTCCTGTCCATCTCAGCTTGTTGAAGGGTGTAAAAATTCGGAGTGTCGAAGCGCAGCAGCCCCACAGACCGAG ATTTCATCTAGTGATTCTCAGGTTTCCGTATCTGAGGTGAAGCAGTGCGGCCAGTCTGCTCTCTTTCAGCTTGCAgag ATGTGTTTAGCATCTGAAGCAGAAAAACTGGAGGCCCTGTCCTCCCAACCAGCCATGgactcttcctctctctgcgCCCAGGACAGTGCTCCAAACACAACCCCCACCACGGACCTTCCCACCCTGACATCAGCCTCATCCTCACCAACGTCctgtaagaagaagaagaagaagccaaGCGACGTatcaaaaggtgaaaaaagCCCTGGCTCGCCCAAGAAACCCTGCAAGAAGCGTTCTTCGTCCAGCTCAGACCTCGAGAGCTTGATGTACACTATTGAGGCGGTGGCTAAAGGAGCCTGGGGCTCAGAGGAGATGGAGAACACCAGGAAGCGAGCACGTCCTTCAGGCAGTCCGGTGCTTCAGCCTTCAAcagcagagaagaaaaagacCAAACTCAAAGTCAAGAAACAGCTCAGGAccaaggaggaagaagaggagaagggAGAAGGAGAGGACTGCAAAACACCTGAGGCAGAAGGGTCTCTGCTTATCCATGAAGCAGAGCTGAAATTCGAGTGCAAGGATGAAGCTGATGTTAAAGTGGACAGCACAGAGGATTCAGAGCCACACACCTCTACAGCACAGCAAAGCAAAAGCGTAGAACCGGGCTCCCCACTGCCAagcagaggagaagagagggagcTGGAGGTTAAACCTGTTGTAATGCAAACAGAAGAGAAGGAGATTGAGCCCAAACCCGAGGCCTGTGGGTCACGGAAATCAGAACGGAGCTGTAAGGGAGCGCTGTACAAAACTCTGGTGTCTGAAGGCATGCTGACGTCACTGCGGGCTAACGTCGACAGAG GAAAGCGAGGCTCCATGCGAGGCACCATGTCCGAGTCTGAGATAGGATGGACGGATGAAAGCTGTAATTTCAGCCAACCTGCTGCCAGCAACCCCAAAAAACTGAAAAAGTCCAAATCCAAAGAAGAGCCAGTGCCAGG cAATTTAGGAAAGCTGGAGGAGGAGTTTGAGAAGAAGTTTAACAGCCTGCCTCAGTTCAGTCCGCTAACGTTCGACAAAAAGAGCACAGCTGTCACCAAAAGGAAGAAAGCCAACGTAGCCCACCCTCTGGAAAATTCTACGTCTAATAAGG GTCCATCCCCATCTCAGAAAAAGACTTTATTCCACAAGATTGTTAGCAAGTACaagaacaaaaaggaaaaggCTGGAACTTTGGACAAAG CCGTAGCACAGCCTGACGCAACGGCCAGCGACACAGGCACGGCGAAGGCAGACTCCTCGAGCGCTTCGCTCTCTACTGAAACCCGTAAGTCGGGAGATGTGCCTGTGGGCAGCCAGAAGAGGAAGGCCAGAAAAAGCAAAATCACACACTTGGTGCGCACAGCAGATGGGCGACTATCACCCGCTGAGG CGGACAAAGTAAAGGAGCTGACCCAGGATCAGGATGGAAAGCCATTAACTCATGAGACTTTATGCAACACAGAGAGCTGCTCCACTGACCCCGGACCAGCCGAGTCTGACAGCCTGCCGGCCTTCTTCAGTCTAGCAGCGCTCGCCGAGGTCGCTGCTATGGAGAACATGCATCG AGGTCAGCGTGCAGTCGCCATATCTGCCGAAGGTCAGGTGAAGGACATGGCTCCTCAGACTCCTGTACTGATCTCCTGTGCTGATCAGTGA